In the Arachis ipaensis cultivar K30076 chromosome B10, Araip1.1, whole genome shotgun sequence genome, one interval contains:
- the LOC107624396 gene encoding NAD(P)H-quinone oxidoreductase subunit U, chloroplastic produces the protein MAVSTTSSATVCIRSNIIIPTNQTQKSIISFTLLKPRRCRCCIVRTSSNDVSAEISATEQVDAETEESSIEVPKESESLISALNVERALRGIPITDADHYGRLGIPRDFPIDKVVVAYKNKVQELEGQGLEEDEFNKKLELVKESFRILSTVDERRIYDWSLARAESADTYIWPYEVDKTTLTSKEEPPAQEPENVQPTRLVGYFILGWVVVSFVASIALNL, from the exons ATGGCCGTGTCAACCACCTCCAGCGCCACCGTATGCATTCGCAGTAACATTATTATTCCAACCAACCAAacacagaaaagcataataagTTTCACATTATTGAAACCGCGCAGATGCAGATGTTGCATCGTGAGAACTAGTTCCAACGATGTCTCTGCAGAGATCAGTGCCACAGAGCAAGTTGATGCAGAGACAGAAGAGAGTTCCATTGAAGTTCCTAAAGAATCAGAGTCTTTAATCTCTGCTCTTAACGTTGAACGTGCTCTCCGTGGCATAC CAATTACAGACGCAGATCATTACGGTAGACTTGGCATTCCTAGAGATTTTCCAATTGACAAG GTTGTAGTTGCATACAAGAACAAGGTTCAGGAACTGGAGGGCCAAGGTCTAGAGGAAGACGAATTTAACAAGAAATTGGAACTTGTCAAG GAATCATTCAGGATCCTATCAACGGTAGATGAAAGAAGAATATATGATTGGAGCTTGGCCAGAGCGGAGAGTGCAGACACTTACATTTGGCCCTACGAGGTTGACAAAACTACACTCACTTCAAAAGAAGAACCTCCAGCACAG GAACCAGAGAATGTCCAACCAACGAGACTAGTTGGATACTTCATATTGGGATGGGTCGTGGTCTCATTTGTGGCATCTATTGCACTAAACTTGTAG
- the LOC107623700 gene encoding mechanosensitive ion channel protein 10: MRIGSMDANNNNSSKQQGPPKGGEISMWEKQTTEVVVAIPSESQDSKGVTESLTPKHSSRVDSPLTMHNNDNNDAASVYGTSKSPPLNCASPEIRFMPSPNKPPRIPNSNANLVRRKSLSRSVYSKPKSRFGEQPYPIDGSVLDDSNVNGISTLQEQLAGNSPYRTSFKASSPNNKPGTVNRTVSITSVTPKTPLMASPGPAGEDEDEIIYKKVELSKEKRKRVTTMVLIECVVFVCLAGTLIASLTVEKLRATMIWGLGIWRWCVLVLVTFCGMLVTRWFMHIVVFLIEMNFLLRKKVLYFVHGLKKSVQVFIWLGLVLLTWVLLINRGVARSKLASKILDGVTWTLLSLLIGAFLWLIKTLLLKILASNFHVKSFFDRIQESIFHQYILQTLSGPPLIEEAEKVGGSLSIGQFSFKSTTGKGGTKKEVIDMAKLHKMKQEKVSAWTMKNLIDAVTNSGLSTISNSLDESFDDGVTEQTDKEITNEMEATAAAYLIFRNVAAPGCTYIDEYELRRFMIKEEVDLVYPQLAQAETGQITRKSLADWVLKVYQERKALAHALSDTKTAVRQLNKLVTGILVVVTIVIWLLLMEIATTKVLVFLSSQLVLAAFMFGNTCKNIFEAIIFVFVMHPFDVGDRCVVDGVELLVEEMNILTTVFLKLNNEKVYYPNSVLAMKPISNYYRSPDMGDGVEFAIDFSTPAEKIGALKEKIKRYLERNPQYWHPNHGLVVKEIENVNKIKMGVYVVHTMNFQEFGEKNKRRTELVIELKKILEELDIRYNLLPQAVHVSHVESNTSPLKR; encoded by the exons atgagaATAGGGTCCATGGATGCTAATAATAACAACAGCAGTAAGCAACAAGGTCCTCCAAAAGGCGGTGAAATAAGCATGTGGGAGAAGCAAACAACAGAAGTGGTGGTTGCGATTCCAAGCGAGAGCCAAGATTCCAAAGGGGTTACTGAATCTTTGACACCAAAGCATAGCAGTAGAGTTGACTCCCCTCTCACAATGCACAACAACGACAACAATGATGCTGCTTCAGTGTATGGAACCTCAAAGTCACCACCTTTGAACTGTGCTTCCCCTGAAATAAGGTTCATGCCAAGCCCTAACAAGCCCCCAAGAATTCCCAATTCAAATGCAAACCTTGTCAGAAGGAAATCACTTTCAAGGTCAGTGTATTCCAAACCCAAATCAAGGTTTGGTGAACAGCCTTATCCCATTGATGGTTCTGTTTTAGATGACAGTAATGTTAATGGCATTTCAACTTTGCAAGAACAGTTAGCTGGTAACTCACCGTATAGGACCTCATTCAAAGCATCATCGCCTAATAACAAACCTGGGACTGTTAATAGAACAGTTTCCATCACTTCCGTGACTCCCAAGACGCCTTTGATGGCGTCTCCCGGTCCTGCCGGGGAGGATGAGGATGAAATCATTTACAAGAAAGTTGAATTGAGTAAAGAGAAGCGTAAGAGAGTGACCACTATGGTTTTGATTGAATGCGTTGTGTTTGTGTGCCTTGCTGGTACCTTGATAGCTAGCTTGACAGTTGAAAAGCTCAGGGCGACGATGATTTGGGGGTTGGGGATTTGGAGATGGTGCGTTCTTGTGTTGGTGACATTTTGTGGCATGTTAGTTACAAGATGGTTTATGCACATTGTTGTTTTCTTGATTGAGATGAACTTTCTGTTGAGGAAAAAGGTGCTCTATTTTGTCCATGGACTGAAGAAATCTGTTCAGGTCTTCATTTGGCTCGGTTTAGTTCTTCTCACATGGGTGCTACTAATCAATCGTGGCGTGGCGCGATCTAAATTAGCCTCGAAAATCTTGGATGGAGTGACATGGACTCTTCTTTCCCTTCTAATTGGAGCATTCTTGTGGTTGATAAAGACATTGCTGCTGAAGATTTTGGCATCGAATTTCCATGTCAAGTCTTTCTTTGATCGGATTCAAGAATCGATATTCCATCAGTACATTTTGCAGACTCTGTCTGGGCCTCCGCTTATAGAAGAAGCTGAGAAGGTTGGGGGATCATTAAGTATTGGTCAATTTAGTTTCAAAAGTACAACAGGTAAAGGTGGCACAAAGAAAGAGGTTATTGATATGGCAAAGCTTCATAAGATGAAACAAGAGAAAGTTTCAGCCTGGACTATGAAGAATTTGATAGATGCTGTGACAAATTCAGGTCTGTCCACGATCTCTAATTCACTAGACGAAAGTTTCGACGATGGAGTGACTGAGCAAACTGATAAAGAGATTACAAATGAGATGGAAGCCACTGCTGCCGCCTATCTCATCTTCAGGAATGTTGCTGCCCCCGGTTGCAC GTATATTGATGAGTATGAACTGAGGAGGTTTATGATCAAGGAAGAAGTTGATTTAGTATATCCTCAATTGGCACAAGCAGAGACAGGgcaaattactagaaagtcattAGCAGATTGGGTG TTGAAGGTATATCAAGAACGAAAAGCATTGGCACATGCCTTAAGTGATACGAAAACAGCCGTAAGACAATTGAACAAACTTGTGACAGGGATCCTAGTGGTtgtgaccatagtaatttggctTCTACTGATGGAGATTGCAACAACAAAAGTACTTGTTTTCCTCTCTTCGCAGCTAGTACTTGCCGCTTTCATGTTTGGAAATACATGCAAGAACATTTTTGAAGCTATCATCTTCGTGTTTGTGATGCATCCATTTGATGTTGGTGACCGATGTGTTGTAGATGGTGTGGAG TTATTGGTTGAAGAAATGAACATACTGACAACAGTGTTCTTGAAGCTGAATAATGAAAAGGTGTACTATCCAAACTCAGTCCTTGCCATGAAACCAATTAGCAATTATTATAGAAGCCCGGATATGGGTGATGGAGTAGAATTTGCCATCGATTTTTCGACGCCAGCAGAGAAGATCGGTGCACtgaaagaaaagataaagag GTACTTGGAGAGGAATCCACAATACTGGCATCCTAATCACGGGTTAGTAGTGAAGGAGATTGAGAATGTGAACAAGATTAAGATGGGTGTGTATGTGGTGCACACAATGAACTTTCAAGAGTTTGGGGAGAAGAACAAGCGAAGAACTGAACTAGTGATTGAATTGAAGAAGATATTAGAAGAGCTAGATATCAGATACAACCTTCTTCCACAAGCTGTTCATGTTAGCCATGTTGAATCAAATACAAGTCCACTCAagagataa